One window from the genome of Chroococcidiopsis sp. TS-821 encodes:
- a CDS encoding glutathione S-transferase family protein — translation MKLYDFPLSGNCHKVRLMLSLLQLDYDLVFVNLKEGEQKTAAFLQLNPLGQVPVLIDEEVVICDSQAILVYLARRYGGEQWLPTDAKSMSQVMKWLSITANNIQNSIAAARLHFLFNIQLDLDLAQQKAYQILQIFNEHLSRREWLECSRPTIADIACFPYIALAPQGKISLDAYPHVTAWINRIKDLPGYISMPGIG, via the coding sequence ATGAAATTGTACGATTTCCCACTATCAGGCAACTGCCATAAAGTACGATTAATGTTGTCACTGTTGCAACTCGATTACGATCTTGTTTTCGTCAACTTGAAAGAAGGCGAACAGAAAACAGCAGCGTTTTTGCAACTGAATCCGCTAGGGCAAGTACCAGTACTAATTGATGAAGAGGTAGTAATTTGCGATTCGCAAGCAATTCTAGTGTATCTGGCGCGGCGCTATGGAGGAGAACAATGGTTGCCTACAGATGCAAAATCCATGAGTCAGGTAATGAAGTGGTTATCGATAACAGCTAACAATATTCAAAATAGTATAGCTGCAGCTAGGTTGCATTTCTTATTTAATATCCAGCTAGATTTAGATTTAGCACAGCAGAAAGCTTACCAAATTCTGCAAATATTCAATGAACACTTGAGTAGACGTGAATGGTTAGAATGCAGCCGCCCAACCATTGCAGATATAGCCTGTTTTCCATATATTGCATTAGCACCACAAGGCAAAATTTCTTTAGATGCTTATCCTCACGTTACTGCTTGGATCAACCGTATCAAAGATCTTCCTGGTTATATCAGTATGCCAGGTATTGGGTAG
- a CDS encoding pyridoxamine 5'-phosphate oxidase family protein: protein MGIVTLGNIALNPNSSLLFIDFERGNTLQLTGKASIIWGKERFVEFQIEGVKETINATNLRWKLAEYSPFNPVL, encoded by the coding sequence ATGGGCATCGTTACTCTGGGTAATATTGCACTCAATCCAAATTCCAGTTTGTTATTTATTGATTTTGAACGTGGCAATACATTACAACTTACAGGAAAAGCTAGCATCATTTGGGGAAAAGAACGTTTTGTCGAGTTCCAAATTGAAGGCGTTAAAGAAACTATTAATGCTACAAATTTACGGTGGAAGTTGGCAGAATACTCTCCATTTAATCCGGTATTGTAA
- a CDS encoding Uma2 family endonuclease: protein MNPATNIRWTTADLKLFPDDGNRYEIIDGELLVSKAPHWKHQEICVKIGTQLELWSSRSNTGKVAFAPGIIFTEADNVIPDVVWASHQRLAAILDDAGHLTDAPELVIEVLSPGEIQEKRDRQLKLKLYSIQGVQEYWIIDPQKQQVEIYRRENAVLKLAATLYKEDELYSPLLPDFSCSVARIFN from the coding sequence ATGAATCCTGCAACAAATATCCGCTGGACAACAGCTGATCTCAAGTTATTTCCAGATGACGGCAATCGCTACGAAATTATCGATGGAGAGTTATTAGTGAGTAAAGCCCCTCACTGGAAACATCAAGAAATTTGTGTCAAAATCGGTACACAATTAGAGCTTTGGTCAAGTAGAAGTAATACAGGGAAAGTTGCTTTCGCACCAGGAATCATCTTTACAGAAGCAGATAATGTAATTCCAGACGTAGTTTGGGCAAGTCATCAACGTTTAGCAGCAATCCTAGATGACGCAGGACACTTAACCGATGCACCAGAGTTAGTCATTGAGGTTCTTTCTCCAGGAGAAATACAAGAGAAACGCGATCGCCAACTCAAACTGAAACTTTACTCGATTCAAGGCGTCCAAGAATATTGGATTATTGATCCTCAAAAGCAGCAGGTAGAAATTTATCGTCGAGAAAATGCAGTACTGAAACTAGCAGCAACTTTGTATAAAGAAGACGAGTTATATAGCCCTCTTTTACCTGATTTCAGTTGTAGTGTTGCGCGGATATTTAACTAG
- a CDS encoding TIGR00725 family protein, with the protein MTRKTIIGVMGPGDRATERDLQNAYQLGYLIAQQGWILLTGGRNVGVMEAANQGAKAAQGLTVGILPSNNTSGVSAAVDIAIVTDMGNARNNINVLSSDVVIACGMGAGTASEIALAIKSNKPVILLNDDLNSKDFFQKLAPKNIYIADSVEQAIALTQNILFNF; encoded by the coding sequence ATGACTCGTAAAACAATTATTGGGGTGATGGGTCCTGGCGATCGAGCGACTGAACGCGATCTACAAAATGCTTATCAGCTAGGATATCTCATCGCCCAACAAGGGTGGATATTGCTGACTGGTGGTAGAAATGTCGGCGTGATGGAAGCTGCAAATCAAGGCGCAAAAGCCGCCCAGGGGTTAACTGTTGGTATTCTTCCTAGTAACAATACGAGTGGCGTTTCGGCTGCGGTTGATATTGCAATTGTTACTGATATGGGTAACGCCCGAAATAATATTAACGTGCTTTCTAGTGATGTTGTGATTGCTTGCGGTATGGGTGCAGGAACCGCCTCAGAAATTGCTTTAGCAATTAAATCAAATAAACCAGTTATTTTGTTAAATGATGACCTAAACAGCAAAGATTTTTTTCAGAAATTAGCACCAAAAAATATTTATATTGCTGATAGTGTAGAGCAGGCGATCGCTTTAACTCAAAACATTTTATTCAACTTTTAA
- a CDS encoding 4-hydroxybenzoate solanesyltransferase, whose product MLTQQEQSEPTWFTIIRLLRWDKPEGRLILMIPALWAVFLAAQGTPPLPLVGVIVLGTLATSAAGCVINDLWDRDIDPQVQRTRNRPLASRALSVKVGIVVAFVALFCAFGLSLYLNTLSFWLCVAAVPVILLYPGAKRVFPVPQLVLSIAWGFGVLISWSAVTGSLSLPTWLLWGATVLWTLGFDTVYAMSDRDDDRRIGVNSSALFFGDYAADAIGIFFIGTVGLLAWLGIELQLHLTFWIALALATAGWIWQYIRLKQEDISNSAYAEMFRQNVWLGFLVLAGMIAGSLS is encoded by the coding sequence ATGCTGACACAGCAAGAACAATCTGAACCAACGTGGTTTACGATCATTCGCTTATTGCGCTGGGATAAGCCTGAAGGAAGGTTAATTCTGATGATTCCGGCACTTTGGGCAGTCTTTTTAGCCGCGCAAGGAACACCACCCTTACCGCTTGTTGGTGTTATTGTCTTAGGAACTCTCGCGACAAGTGCAGCGGGTTGTGTTATTAACGATCTTTGGGACCGCGACATCGATCCGCAAGTGCAAAGAACTCGCAATCGCCCATTAGCATCTCGTGCGCTTTCTGTCAAGGTGGGAATTGTTGTTGCTTTTGTGGCGTTATTTTGCGCGTTTGGTTTATCGCTATATCTCAACACCTTATCTTTTTGGCTGTGCGTCGCGGCTGTACCCGTTATTCTGTTGTATCCTGGGGCAAAGCGCGTATTTCCCGTTCCTCAACTTGTTCTTTCCATTGCTTGGGGGTTTGGCGTATTAATTAGTTGGAGTGCAGTAACAGGATCGCTATCGCTTCCAACATGGTTACTTTGGGGGGCGACGGTACTATGGACACTCGGTTTTGATACAGTTTATGCAATGAGCGATCGCGATGACGATCGCCGTATTGGTGTAAATTCTAGCGCTTTATTTTTTGGCGACTATGCAGCAGATGCGATCGGGATTTTCTTTATCGGAACTGTTGGTTTACTCGCTTGGTTAGGCATTGAGTTACAACTTCATCTTACTTTTTGGATTGCGCTTGCCCTAGCTACAGCAGGTTGGATTTGGCAGTATATTCGTTTAAAACAAGAAGATATTTCTAATTCAGCTTATGCAGAGATGTTTCGCCAAAATGTTTGGTTAGGTTTTCTTGTCCTTGCTGGCATGATTGCTGGAAGTTTGAGTTAA
- a CDS encoding Ppx/GppA phosphatase family protein → MVNLVSASAISLPTLAMQQEKILAAIDLGTNSLHMVVVRIKPELPTFSIIAREKDTVRLGDRTPDGNLKPEVIERAIATLRRFQEIARSLSADTIVAVATSAVRESPNGKEFLQQVKNELDLNVDLISGQEEARRIYLGVLSAMELNSHPHGIIDIGGGSTELILGDSHEPRSLSSTKVGAVRLTSEFVTTDPISNAEFQFLQAYVRGMLERPVEELLAKLQPDETLRLVGTSGTIETLAVIHAREKLGMVPSPLTGYQVSLKDLREILNRLRKLSYAERAAIPGMSDRRSEIIVAGLIILQEAMTLLGADSITICERALREGVIVDWMLTHGLIEDRLRYQGSVRQRSVIRTAQKYQVKLEYSDRIAAFALSLFDQTQGVLHNWGTEERELLWAAAILHNCGHFVSHSSHHKHSYYLIRNGELLGYTETELELIANIARYHRRSAPKKKHENYRNLPTKQHRQMVSQLSALLRIAVALDRRQIGAIAQVQSEYRPETQEFHLRLTPSQPGDDCALELWSLDYKKPVFEAEYNVKLIATLEAPKSETTLSAYHATA, encoded by the coding sequence ATGGTCAATTTAGTATCAGCCAGTGCAATAAGTCTTCCTACTCTGGCAATGCAGCAAGAAAAAATCCTCGCTGCCATAGACTTGGGGACAAACTCCTTGCATATGGTAGTCGTGCGCATTAAACCGGAACTGCCAACGTTTAGTATTATCGCCAGAGAAAAAGATACCGTAAGGTTAGGCGATCGCACGCCAGACGGCAATTTAAAACCGGAAGTAATTGAACGCGCGATCGCAACTTTACGCAGGTTTCAAGAAATTGCCAGAAGTCTCAGTGCAGATACGATTGTTGCTGTTGCAACCAGTGCAGTACGCGAATCTCCCAACGGTAAAGAGTTCTTACAACAAGTCAAAAATGAACTCGACCTTAATGTTGACTTAATTTCCGGACAAGAAGAAGCAAGACGCATTTATCTTGGCGTTTTGTCAGCGATGGAACTCAATAGCCATCCGCATGGAATTATCGACATTGGCGGCGGATCGACAGAGTTAATTCTCGGTGACAGCCACGAACCGCGATCGCTGAGTAGTACTAAAGTTGGTGCTGTAAGGCTTACAAGCGAATTTGTCACTACCGACCCGATCAGTAATGCTGAGTTTCAATTCTTGCAAGCATACGTGCGCGGGATGTTAGAACGTCCTGTCGAAGAGTTGCTAGCCAAGTTGCAACCTGATGAAACACTCCGCCTTGTAGGAACTTCAGGGACAATTGAAACGCTAGCCGTCATTCACGCGCGAGAAAAATTAGGGATGGTTCCCTCGCCCTTAACTGGCTATCAAGTCAGTCTAAAAGACTTGCGGGAAATCCTCAACCGCTTGCGCAAGTTAAGTTATGCCGAACGCGCTGCAATTCCAGGAATGTCCGATCGGCGATCGGAAATCATCGTCGCAGGGCTAATTATCTTACAAGAAGCGATGACACTATTAGGTGCAGATTCTATCACAATCTGCGAACGCGCGCTGCGTGAAGGTGTGATTGTAGACTGGATGCTTACTCACGGCTTAATCGAAGATCGCTTACGCTATCAAGGTTCGGTACGCCAACGTAGTGTGATTAGAACTGCCCAAAAATATCAAGTCAAGTTAGAGTATAGCGATCGCATTGCCGCGTTTGCTTTGAGTTTGTTCGATCAAACGCAAGGAGTACTACACAACTGGGGAACTGAAGAACGCGAACTTCTTTGGGCAGCAGCGATTTTACACAACTGCGGTCACTTTGTCAGTCATTCCTCACACCACAAACACTCGTATTACCTGATCCGTAACGGCGAACTTCTCGGCTACACCGAAACTGAACTCGAACTCATTGCTAATATCGCCCGCTACCACCGCCGTAGCGCCCCAAAGAAAAAACACGAGAATTATCGCAACTTACCGACAAAACAACACCGCCAAATGGTCAGTCAACTCAGTGCATTGTTGCGAATAGCCGTCGCGCTCGATCGCCGTCAAATTGGTGCGATCGCGCAAGTGCAAAGTGAATATCGTCCAGAAACGCAAGAATTTCACTTGCGGCTCACTCCATCGCAACCAGGCGACGACTGTGCTTTAGAGTTGTGGAGTTTAGATTACAAAAAACCCGTATTCGAGGCGGAATACAATGTTAAATTAATTGCTACCTTAGAAGCACCTAAATCAGAAACCACTCTTTCTGCCTATCATGCAACAGCGTAG